From one Dermacentor silvarum isolate Dsil-2018 chromosome 3, BIME_Dsil_1.4, whole genome shotgun sequence genomic stretch:
- the LOC125944236 gene encoding uncharacterized protein LOC125944236, which yields MRIGKEVTGDMYVCSEHFKQEDYFWSHFDGSLKPRLPRLKKGAVPSLKIPVRTHETQVEPRPSRRKVTEASHGMKPDDLPPAVSREEVCACVPQSFHVQPKTVSPIVLPPSTQYTHHSPSTHTIHPPSIHPVDPP from the exons ATGCGCATCGGCAAAGAAGTCACCGGCGACATGTATGTTTGCAGTGAGCACTTCAAGCAGGAAGACTACTTCTGGAGCCACTTCG ATGGGAGCCTAAAGCCTCGTCTGCCGCGGCTGAAGAAAGGGGCCGTGCCTTCATTAAAAATACCTGTTCGGACGCACGAAACACAAGTAGAACCCCGACCAAGCAGAAGGAAAGTGACAGAGGCCAGCCATG GTATGAAACCAGACGATTTACCGCCAGCTGTGTCTCGGGAGGAGGTTTGCGCCTGCGTGCCCCAGTCTTTCCATGTGCAGCCGAAAACTGTG TCACCCATTGTactcccaccatccacccagtacacccaccattcacccagcACGCACACCATTCACCCACCATCCATCCACCCAGTAGACCCACCATGA